Part of the Petrotoga sp. 9PW.55.5.1 genome, ATCCACATTTTCGCATCGCTTCCAGCGAGCCTTGTAGTATCTTTGAATCCACTGCCTGTTAAGTTTAAGTAGGTATTATCAGTTTCGTTTAAATCCATTAGAGTTTTCATAAGATAAAAGGCAACGATTTGAGGCAAATGACTAGTTACTGCCAGTATTTTATCATGAATTTTAGCATCTAAAATAATAGGCGTAGCCCCTATTTTAAGAATAAGTGTTTTAAATTTTTCGAAACTTTCTTGTTCACAGTTTTTTGATCTTACAAGTATGTAAGGTTTGTTTTTGAAAAGGTCTTTTTTTGCATTCAAAGGGCCGGACTTTTCAGATCCAGCTAAAGGATGCCCTCCAATGAAGTTTATACCGCCATTTAAACTATCAAAGAGATTCATTATTTCTTCTTTTGTACTTCCAACATCTGTTACTACGGTATTTTCATTGATTGATTTTAGGTTTTCCAGTAATAATTTTTTTGTTGTTTCTACGGGCGTAGCAAAAATTATCAAGTTAGCTTTAGAAAGATCGGAAATACTTCCAATTAAATCAAAAGAATTGATTTCTAAAGCGTTTTGTAATGAGTGAATATTATTATCATAACCGATTATTTTATTTACTTCTTGACTCTCTTTTAAAGCTAATCCAAGCGATGCACCTATTAAACCTGTACCTACTATCATTACATTCTCAAATAACATTCGTTACCCCCCTGACTATTTTTCAAGATAATACCTTTTTGCTAACGCTTGTCAAAGCTCTAATTTCTTCCATTAGTTCGCTGAACTGTTCGAAGTTCAAAGATTGTTGACCATCTGATAAAGCGTTTTGTGGATCAGGGTGTACCTCAATAATTAACCCATCGGCGCCTGCAGCGATGGCAGCTTTTGATAATGGCTTTATGTATCTCCAATCTCCAGCTGCGTGGCTAGGATCAACTATAATAGGAAGATGACTGTATCTTTTTATCACAGGTATAGCGCTTATATCTAAGGTATTTCTTGTTTCATCAGTGAAAGTTCTAATTCCTCTTTCGCACAATATTACCTGATTATTTCCTTCTGAAATAATATACTCAGCCGCCATT contains:
- a CDS encoding prephenate dehydrogenase, which translates into the protein MLFENVMIVGTGLIGASLGLALKESQEVNKIIGYDNNIHSLQNALEINSFDLIGSISDLSKANLIIFATPVETTKKLLLENLKSINENTVVTDVGSTKEEIMNLFDSLNGGINFIGGHPLAGSEKSGPLNAKKDLFKNKPYILVRSKNCEQESFEKFKTLILKIGATPIILDAKIHDKILAVTSHLPQIVAFYLMKTLMDLNETDNTYLNLTGSGFKDTTRLAGSDAKMWIDIFKQNKDNIIESLTIFEKELKKFKRKLASDKYEKIKEELESIRSFKTRSEGKE